Within Quadrisphaera sp. DSM 44207, the genomic segment GCACGGGCTGCGGCGGCACGGCAGCCTCCAGCGCCGCGAGCTGCTCCGGGCTCGGCCGCGCCTGCACGCCGAGCCGCGGCGCGGGCGGGGCGCCGGCGAGCGGCCGCGTCACCCGCCCGACCTCGAACAGGGCGACGTCGCTCGCGCCCCGGCCGGTGTTGCGGCGCAGCGCGTCCACGAGCGCGGCGAGCAGGCTGGTGCGCAGCAGCGGCTGCTCCTCCGAGAGGGGGTTGGCCACGCGCAGGGCCCGCCGGCGCGGGTCGGCGGCGTCCAGCCCCAGCTCGTCGGCGCGCTGGGGAGAGGTGAAGGGGTGGGTGATGACCTCCACGAGCCCGGCCTCGGCGAGCGCGGCGGCCACCGCGCGCCGTCCGCGCTGGGCGGGGGTCAGCCCGCGCCCGGGCGGCGCGACGGGCAGCACCGAGGGGATCGCCGCGTACCCGTGCAGGCGCCCGACCTCCTCGACGAGGTCCGCCGCCCGGGCGACGTCGGGCCGCCAGCTCGGCGGCGTGACGAGCAGCTGCGCGCCGGGGGCGTCCGCGCCGTCGGGCGAGGCCTCGACGGCCACCCGGCAGCCGACCTGCTCCAGCAGCGCGACGACGCGCCCGGCCGGCACGTCGACCCCCAGCAGCCGGGACGGCGCGTCGGCGGGCATCCGCACCGGCGCCGGCTCCGGCACGGCGCCGGGGGCGACGACGTCGGTCACGGCCGGGTCGGCCACCCCGCCGCCGTGCTCGACGAGCAGGCGCACCGCCAGCTCGGCCGCAGCGGCCTGCAGCCGGGGATCGACCCCGCGCTCGAAGCGGCGGCTGGCCTCGCTGGGCAGCTTGTGCCGGCGGGCGGTGCGCGCGACCGTCACGGGGTCGAAGTGCGCGGCCTCGACGAGGACGTCGCGGGTGCCCTCGCGCACCTCGGTGGCCGCCCCGCCCATCACGCCGGCGAGGCCGATCGCGCGGGCCCCGGGACCGGAGGCGTCCTCGCCGTCGGTGATGAGCAGGTCCTCGAGGTCCAGGGCGCGCTCGACCCCGTCGAGGGTGGTCAGCCGCTCCCCCGGCCGGGCCCGGCGCACCACCAGCGCCCCGTCGACGGCCGCGAGGTCGTAGGCGTGCAGCGGCTGCCCGACCTCGAGCATCACGTGGTTGGTCACGTCGACCGCGAGGGAGATCGGGCGCACGCCCGCCTGCTGCAGGCGGCGGCGCAGCCACCACGGCGAGGGCGCGGCGGGGTCGACGCCGCGCACGACGCGGGTGACGAGCCGGGAGCAGCCGGGGCGCCCGTGGATCGGGGCGCCGTCCGCCAGGTGCACCGGGAAGCCCTCGCCGACGCCGCCGGCGCCCGGGACCGGCACCTCGACGTCCGCGGGGTCGTGGAAGGCGGTGGCGACGTCCAGGCCCGCGCCGTGGGCGTACTCGCGGGCGAGGCCGCGCACGCTCAGGCAGTACCCGCGGTCGGGGGTGACGTTGACCTCGACGACCTCGTCGCTCAGGCCGAGCAGCGCCAGGGCGTCCTGGCCGGGCGCCGCCCCGCCCGCCCCGGGCCCGAGGAGGCGCTGCAGGACGACGATCCCGGCGTGGTCGTCGCCGAGGCCCAGCTCGCGCGCCGAGCAGATCATGCCGTCGGAGACGTGGCCGTAGGTCTTCCGCGAGGAGATCGGGAACGGCCCGGGCAGCACGGCGCCCGGCAGGGCGACGACGACGAGGTCGCCCGCGGCGAAGTTCGACGCCCCGCACACGATGCCGCGCCCGGAGCCCGCGGGCCCGTCGGCGGCGCCGTCCCCGACGTCGACGGAGCACCAGCGGATGGTCCTGCCGTTCCTCTGCGGCTCCTCGGCGACGGCGAGCACGCGGCCGACGACGACCGGGCCGCGCACGCCGCCGCCGTGCAGCCCCTCCTCCTCCAGGCCCACGCGCACCAGGTCGGCCGCCACCTGCTCGCCCGTGGCGCCGACCGGCACGTCGACGCAGGCGCGCAGCCAGCTCAGCGGGGCGCGCATCACACCCCCGTCCCGAACGCCCGGCTGAACCGGACGTCGCCCTCGACCATGTCGCGCATGTCCGCGACGCCGTTGCGGATCTGCAGGATCCGCTCGATCCCCCACCCGAAGGCGAATCCGGTGTAGCGCTCGGGGTCGACGCCGCAGGCGCGCAGCACGTGCGGGTCGACCATGCCGCAGCCGCCGACCTCCAGCCAGCCGCTGCCGGAGCCGTCGGGCCGCTCGAACCACACGTCGAGCTCGGCGCTGGGCTCGGTGAAGGGGAAGAACGACGGGCGCAGGCGCGTGCGGGCGCTGGGACCGAGCACGGCGGTGGCCAGGTGGTCCAGCGTGCCCCGCAGGTGCGCCATGGTCAGGCCCTCGTCGACGGCGAGGCCCTCGACCTGGTGGAAGACGGGCGTGTGCGTGGCGTCCAGCTCGTCGGTGCGGAACGTGCGCCCGGGGCAGACGACGTACAGCGGCACCCCCCGCTCCAGCAGGGCCCGCGCCTGCACCGGGGAGGTGTGCGTGCGCAGCACCAGCCCGGCCTCGGGCGGGTCCACGAAGAAGGTGTCCTGCATCTGGCGGGCCGGGTGGTCCACGCCGAAGTTCAGGGCGTCGAAGTTGAACCACTCGGCCTCGACCTCGGGCCCGTCGGCGACCTCCCAGCCCATGGCCGTGAAGACGTCCCCGATCCGCTCCTGGAGCACCGAGAGGGGATGGCGGGCGCCGCGCGGGCAGCGGTCGACCGGCAGGGTGACGTCGACGGCCTCCTCGACGAGGGCCCGCGCGTCGCGCTCGGCCTCCAGCTGCGCCGTGCGCACCTGCAGCGCCGACCGCACCCGGGCGCGCGCCTGCCCCACGCGCTTGCCGACCTCGGCCCGCTGCGCCGGCGGCAGGGACCCGACCTCGCGGTTGGCCAGCGCCAGCGGGCTGCGGTCGCCCGCGTGCGCCAGCCGCGCCTCCTTCAGCGCGGGCAGGTCGGCGGCGTCGGACACGGCGCGCAGGGCGTCGTCCACCGCGCGGGCGACGTCCTCCTCGCCGAGCGGGACGGTGGGGTCGGGCACGCGGGCGATCCTGTCAGACACCCCGCCCGCGGCTCCCGGGGGTTTCGCCGGCCCCTCAGCCCTCGCGCAGCGCGTCGGGGACGCCGGAGGGCAGCGCGATCCGGAACCGCGCCCCGCCGGCCGGGGAGCGGCTGACCGCGATCCGCCCGTCGTGCGCCTCCACCAGGCCGCGCACGACGTACAGGCCCAGGCCCGTTCCGCCGCGGCGGTTGCCGCGCCAGAACTTCGTGAACACCATCCCCAGGTGCTCCTCGGGGATCCCCTCCCCCTCGTCCTCGACGAGGACCACGACGCCGTCGCCGTCCGGGTCCGGGCGCACGCTGAGGTCCACGGCGCCCTCCCCGTGGCGCACGGCGTTGCCGACGAGGTTGGACAGGATCTGCTCGAGGCGGTCCGGGTCGGCCCACACCTCCGGCAGGGGCCCGCGCACGTGCACGAGGAAGCGGCCCTCCTCCTCCCCGGCGGCCACCATCCGCTCCACCTGCAGGCGCAGCAGCGCCTCGAGGTCGACCAGCTGCCGCCTGACCTCCAGGCGCCCGGCGTCCATGCGGGAGATGTCGAGCAGCTCCGTGATCAGGCGGGTGACGCGGTCGGCGTCCGCCTCGACGGTGCTGAGCATGTAGCGCTTCTGCTCGTCGCTGAGCCGGTCCCACTTCTTGAGCACCGTGGAGGTGAAGCCCTTCACGGTGGTCAGGGGCGAGCGCAGCTCGTGGGCGACGGTGGAGATCAGCCCGGCGTGGTCGTTCTCGAACCGGCGCCGGGCCTCGGTGTCGCGCAGCTGCAGCACCACGCGGCTGACCGGGGCGCCGCGCCCGGGCCGGGCGTAGCGGGCGGTGACGAGCAGCTCCCGGCCGCCGGGGCGCACGAGCATGCGCTCGCGGTGGCCCGTGCGGATCGCCAGGCCGGACCACGGGTCGGTGGTGGCCCACCAGTCGCGCCCGGTGGTGTCCTGCAGCGGCAGCGCCTCGCGCACGTCCCGGCCCAGCAGCTCCTCGCGCGAGCACCCGGTCATGCGCTCGGCGCCGGCGTTGACCAGCTGCACGCGCGCGTCCGGGCCGGCGACCACCAGCCCGTCCGGCAGGTCGTCCGCGAGGGCTGCGTCCACGGCCCGACCCTACTGGCGCGGCTCCTGGCGCGCGGCGGACAGCTCGAACCAGACGACCTTGCCGATGGCGTCGTCGCGCACGCCCCAGCGGGTGGCGAGGAGGTCGACGATGAACAGGCCGCGCCCGTCGAGGGCGCCGTCGTCCGCCGGCTGCAGCGTGGGGTGGCGCGAGTTGTCGTCGCCGACCTCGATGCGCACCCGCCCCGCGCTCGTCGTCACGGTCAGCCGCACCTCGCTGCGCCCGTGCACGATGGCGTTCGTCACCAGCTCCGAGGTGCACAGCAGCGCGCTGTCGCGCCCGTCCTCGCTCAGCTCCGCGCGGCCGCAGGCGTCGTCGACGATGCGGCGCGCCTGCCCGGCCGCCTCGGGCCCGCAGGGCAGGGTCACCTCGCTCACTGCTCGCCCTCGCGCTCGTCCTCGGGCCCGTCCTCGGGCTCGCCCTCGTGCTGGGGCTGCCGCGGGCGGACGGCGACGAGGGCGACGTCGTCCTCGGGGTCCTCGGCGAGCACGGTCGCGAGCACGCGGTCGCACAGCTCGTCCAGCGGCAGCGCAGCCAGGTCGCCCAGGATGCGCGCGAGGCGCTCCAGGCCCGCGTCCAGCGGCTGCGAGCGCCGCTCGACCAGCCCGTCGGTGAACAGCATCAGCGTCGCTCCCAGGGGCACCAGCGCCTCCTCGTCCGCGCGGTCCGTCGTCGGGTCCAGGCCCAGCAGCAGCCCCGGCTCGCTCTCGAGCACCCTCACGCCGCCGTCGGGCAGCAGCAGCAGGGGCGGCGGGTGGCCCGCCGAGTGCCACCGCAGGCGCCACGCGCCGGGCCGCTGCGGCGAGGGCCGGTGCAGCTCGGCGGTCAGCACGGTGGCGTAGGTGCCGACCTGCAGCACCTGCGCCGCCCGGTCGGCGCGGCTGAGCACCGCGGCGGGGCCCTCGGGGCGGTCGCTGGCGAGGGCGCGCACGAGGGAGCGCACCTGGCCCATGGCGGCGGCGGCCGCGGTGTCGTGGCCCATGACGTCGCCGATGACGAGGCGGGTGGTGCCGTCGGGGGTGGTGAAGGCGTCGTACCAGTCCCCGCCGACGCGCGCGTCGGCCACGGCGGGCACGTAGCGCACCTGCAGGTCCAGGTCCGGCACGCGCGGCGGGGAGGTGAGCAGGCTGCGCTGCAGCGCCTCGGCCACGCGCTGGGTGCGGTGCAGCAGCCGCGCGCCGTCGATCGCGGCGGCGGCGCGGCGGGCGACCTCGCGGGCGGTGGCCAGCTCGTCGGGGGTGTGCGGCCCGCGCCCGGACGTGGTGACGAGCGCCAGCGACCCGAGCAGCCGCCCGCGGGCGACCAGGGGCAGGACGACGGCGCCGCCGGGGTCCAGGGCCCGCACGGCGTCCACGAGGCCGGGCTCGGGCAGCAGCCGGTGCACGACCTCGTCGGTCAGCGCCGGGAGCACCAGCGGCTCCCCGGCGCTCAGGCGCTCGACCACCGGGCCCTCCAGCCTCGCGGCGACCGCAGTGCCCAGCGCCGCGCAGCGGCGAACGGCCTCTCCCCGCGCGGGGTCGCGGTGCGACCAGCCGACGTCGTGCAGACGCCCCGCGTCGTCGGCCAGGGTCAGCACGCTCCAGTCGGCCAGCTCGGGGACCACCGCCTCGGCCAGGCGGCGCAGGCCCCGCCGGCCGTCCTCGTCGTCGAGGGGGGCGAGCACCTCCCCGATCTCGACGAGCAGCGAGAGCCGGCGGGCCGCGGCCTCCGCGGCCGCCCGCGCCGCCTCCCGCGCCGCGTCGGCCCGCACCCGGGCGAGCGCCTGCGCGGCCTGCGCGGCCAGGCCCTCCACGACCTGCAGGTCCTCCGCCTCCAGCGGCTGGGGCTGCGCCCACCGCAGCAGCAGGGCCCCCAGGGGGCGGCCGGCGTGGCGCAGGGGCGCGGCGACCAGCGCCTGCGTGCCGGTGCGGCGCACGAGGTCGGCCAGGGAGGGGTAGCGCCGCAGCAGCTGCTCGCGGTCGCCGAAGGCGAGCACCTCGCCGGTCGTGGCGGCGGTGACGACGGGCAGGTCGGCGTCGAGCGGGGCGGTCGCGAGGTCCTCGCGCACGCTGGCGTCGAAGTCGCCCGTCAGGGTCAGGCGCGCCACCCCGGCCGCCTCGTCCAGCAGGCCCACGATGCCGCCCACCGCTCCCAGGGTGGCCGTGCCCTGCCCGAGCACGGCCTCGAGGACGTCGGGCTCGGTCTGCGCGCCGGTGAGGGCGAGGGCCACGCGGGCCAGGCCGGTCGCGCGGCGGCTGGCCTCCAGGCGGCGGCGCACGCCGGTGCGCGACTCGGTGACGTCGATGTTGACGCCGAGCATGCGCCGCGGCCGTCCCGAGGCGTCCGCGACCGTGCGGCCGGCGGCCAGCAGGGAGCGCACCGCGCCGTCGGCGTGCACGACGCGGAACTCCACCTCCAGGCCCCCGCCGGAGGCGGCGGCCGCGGCGAGCGCGGCGTGCACCTGCTCGACGTCGTCGGGGTGGATGCGGCCGAGGACGTCGTCGAGGCCCAGGTCCTGCGCCGGGGCGCCCGCGCCGTACAGGGCGAGGCTGCGGGCGTCCCAGACCACCGCGTCGGCGAACAGGTCCCACTCCCAGGTGCCCACGCGCGCCGCGGCGAGGACCAGCTCCAGGCGCGCGCGGTCGACCTCCCGCTCGCCGGTGAGGGCCGACAGCTCCAGCTGGGCCACGGCGGCGCGGGCGAGCTCGGCCAGCAAGCCGCGGTCGTGGGTGCCCCAGGCGCGGGGCGCGTCGCAGGCCACCCCGAGGGCGCCGACCACCCGCCCGTCCTGGTCGACCAGGGGCGCACCGAGGAAGGCGCGCGGGGCTGCGCGGCCCCGGCCGAGCAGGGCGCGGGCCGCCGCGTCGGCGGCGGCGTCGGCTGCTCCGGCGCCGGTCGCTCCGGCTGCGTCGGTGGGGACGTCGGCGGGAGGGTCACCGACGGCCAGCACCCGGCCGGTCGCCGCAGTGGCCGCGCACAGGGCCGCCACCGCGCCGCCGTCCCCGACGCCCTCGGGCAGCAGCCACACCCGGCCGGCGGTGCCGCCGAGCAGGCGGGCGGCCACCTCGCCGAGGCGGGCCATGGCCGCACCGGTGCCCGGCGAGGGCAGCAGGCGGCGGGCGGCCGCCGCGCCGGCCGGGCCGTCCGGGGGGCCCGCCTGAGCGGGCACGGCGCGGACGGTCACGCCGATGATCCTGCTGCAGCCGCGGTCGCAGCGCCACGGCGGCGCTGCCCGCGGGCGCTGGCGTACAGGCACACCGCGGCCGCGGTGGCCAGGTTCAGGCTCTCCGCGCGTCCGTGCAGCGGCACGCGCACCACGGCGTCGGCGAGGGCGCGCTCGTCCTCGGCCAGCCCGTGCGCCTCGTTGCCGAACACCCACGCGGCCGGGCCGGCCAGGGGCCCGCGGCCGGCGGAGGCGTCGTCGAGGAGGTCGTCGAGGTCGAGGGCGGCGGGGTCCCCGCCGTCGGCGGCGAGGACGACCAGGCCCGCGGCGCGCAGCGCGGCCACGGCGGCGGCCGGGTCGGCGTCCTCGACGACGCCGAGGTGGAAGAGGCTGCCGGCGGTGGAGCGCACGCACTTGGGGTTGTGCACGTCGACGCTGCCCCGGGTGAGGACGACGGCGCCCGCGCCGGCGGCGTCGGCGGCGCGCAGCACCGTGCCGGCGTTGCCGGGGTCGCGCACCTGGGACAGGACGGCGACCAGGGCCGGGGCGGGCGAGAGCGCGTCCGGCAGCGGCCGGCTGACGAGCGCGCACACCGCGAGCAGGCCCTGGGGCGTGAGCGTGTCGGCCATGGCGGCGAGGACCTCCTCGGTGCACCGGCGCACCGGCACGCCGGCGGCGAGCGCCGCGCCGATCACGTCGCGGTGCCGGGACGCGCCGTCGTCCGTCGCGTACACGCAGCGCACCAGCGCCGCACCGGCGTCGGCGCCACCTCCTGCCCTGAGCCGCGCCGCCTCCAGGACGGCCTCGCGCACGGCCTGGGGGCCCTCGGCGAGGAAGGTGCCCGAACGCAGCCGTGCCGAGCGCCCGGCCAGCGCCCGCACCGCCCGGACCCGCTCGGAGCGGGGGTTGGACAGCGCGTCGCCTCCCGGGACGCCCGGCACGGCAGGAGCGGTGCCGGCGGGGCTCAGGCCGCCGAGCCCTGCGCCTGCGCCACCGGCTGGGCCGGCAGCGCCGCGCGGGCGGTCTCCACGAGCGCGGAGAAGGCCGCGGCGTCGTTGACGGCGAGCTCGGCCAGCATGCGGCGGTCGACCTCGACCCCCGCGGCCTTCAGGCCCTGGACGAAGCGGTTGTAGGTGATGCCGTTCGCGCGGGCGGCGGCGTTGATCCGCTGGATCCACAGGCGGCGGAAGTCGCCCTTGCGGGCGCGCCGGTCGCGGTAGGCGTAGACGAGCGAGTGGGTGACCTGCTCCTTGGCCTTGCGGTACAGCCGCGAGCGCTGGCCGCGGTAGCCGCTGGCGCGCTCCAGGGTGGTGCGGCGCTTCTTCTGGGCGTTGACCGCCCGCTTCACGCGTGCCACGTGGTGCTCCTCTGGTCGTGCTGTCGTCGGGGCGCGGCGCCGGGAGCGGCGCCGCGGGGGCTCACTTGGCGAGCAGCCGCTTGATCTTCTTGGCGTCCGCGGGCGCGGCCACCGCGTCGACCTGCAGGCGCCGCACGCGCCGGCTCGACTTGCCCTCGAGCAGGTGGCGCAGGTTGGTGCGCTCGCGCACGACCTTGCCGGAGCCGCTGATCTTGAAGCGCTTCTTGGCGCCGCTGTGGGTCTTCATCTTCGGCATGGCTGCCTCGTCCTCTTCCTGGCGCCGGGCGAGGCCCGGCAGCCGTGCTGCGGTGGACCGCCCGGGGAGGGTGCTCCCGGGCGGGCGTGCTGGGCAGGACCGGGCCGCGCAGGGCCCGGCCCGCGCAGGGTCAGACCTGCGCGGTGCGCCCCGGTGCTCCCTGCCGCGGCCCGGGTCGCGCCGGACCGGGCCGGGGGGCGGCCGGCCGC encodes:
- the pheT gene encoding phenylalanine--tRNA ligase subunit beta, whose protein sequence is MRAPLSWLRACVDVPVGATGEQVAADLVRVGLEEEGLHGGGVRGPVVVGRVLAVAEEPQRNGRTIRWCSVDVGDGAADGPAGSGRGIVCGASNFAAGDLVVVALPGAVLPGPFPISSRKTYGHVSDGMICSARELGLGDDHAGIVVLQRLLGPGAGGAAPGQDALALLGLSDEVVEVNVTPDRGYCLSVRGLAREYAHGAGLDVATAFHDPADVEVPVPGAGGVGEGFPVHLADGAPIHGRPGCSRLVTRVVRGVDPAAPSPWWLRRRLQQAGVRPISLAVDVTNHVMLEVGQPLHAYDLAAVDGALVVRRARPGERLTTLDGVERALDLEDLLITDGEDASGPGARAIGLAGVMGGAATEVREGTRDVLVEAAHFDPVTVARTARRHKLPSEASRRFERGVDPRLQAAAAELAVRLLVEHGGGVADPAVTDVVAPGAVPEPAPVRMPADAPSRLLGVDVPAGRVVALLEQVGCRVAVEASPDGADAPGAQLLVTPPSWRPDVARAADLVEEVGRLHGYAAIPSVLPVAPPGRGLTPAQRGRRAVAAALAEAGLVEVITHPFTSPQRADELGLDAADPRRRALRVANPLSEEQPLLRTSLLAALVDALRRNTGRGASDVALFEVGRVTRPLAGAPPAPRLGVQARPSPEQLAALEAAVPPQPVRVAGVLSGRAERAGWWGPGRAADSTDALAAALRVAEVLRVPLSVRADVHAPWHPGRCAALSLPDGTPAGHAGELHPAVVAALELPPRTVAFELDLDALVAAAPEAVPAPRLSAFPPAKEDLALVVDAAVPAEEVRSALLAGIGAAGRAELVEEVRAFDVYTGPPVPEGSKSLAFSLRLRAPDRTLTAADTAAVREAAVAEAARRTGAVLRT
- the pheS gene encoding phenylalanine--tRNA ligase subunit alpha; the protein is MPDPTVPLGEEDVARAVDDALRAVSDAADLPALKEARLAHAGDRSPLALANREVGSLPPAQRAEVGKRVGQARARVRSALQVRTAQLEAERDARALVEEAVDVTLPVDRCPRGARHPLSVLQERIGDVFTAMGWEVADGPEVEAEWFNFDALNFGVDHPARQMQDTFFVDPPEAGLVLRTHTSPVQARALLERGVPLYVVCPGRTFRTDELDATHTPVFHQVEGLAVDEGLTMAHLRGTLDHLATAVLGPSARTRLRPSFFPFTEPSAELDVWFERPDGSGSGWLEVGGCGMVDPHVLRACGVDPERYTGFAFGWGIERILQIRNGVADMRDMVEGDVRFSRAFGTGV
- a CDS encoding PAS domain-containing sensor histidine kinase, coding for MDAALADDLPDGLVVAGPDARVQLVNAGAERMTGCSREELLGRDVREALPLQDTTGRDWWATTDPWSGLAIRTGHRERMLVRPGGRELLVTARYARPGRGAPVSRVVLQLRDTEARRRFENDHAGLISTVAHELRSPLTTVKGFTSTVLKKWDRLSDEQKRYMLSTVEADADRVTRLITELLDISRMDAGRLEVRRQLVDLEALLRLQVERMVAAGEEEGRFLVHVRGPLPEVWADPDRLEQILSNLVGNAVRHGEGAVDLSVRPDPDGDGVVVLVEDEGEGIPEEHLGMVFTKFWRGNRRGGTGLGLYVVRGLVEAHDGRIAVSRSPAGGARFRIALPSGVPDALREG
- a CDS encoding ATP-binding protein, whose translation is MSEVTLPCGPEAAGQARRIVDDACGRAELSEDGRDSALLCTSELVTNAIVHGRSEVRLTVTTSAGRVRIEVGDDNSRHPTLQPADDGALDGRGLFIVDLLATRWGVRDDAIGKVVWFELSAARQEPRQ
- a CDS encoding PP2C family protein-serine/threonine phosphatase; amino-acid sequence: MTVRAVPAQAGPPDGPAGAAAARRLLPSPGTGAAMARLGEVAARLLGGTAGRVWLLPEGVGDGGAVAALCAATAATGRVLAVGDPPADVPTDAAGATGAGAADAAADAAARALLGRGRAAPRAFLGAPLVDQDGRVVGALGVACDAPRAWGTHDRGLLAELARAAVAQLELSALTGEREVDRARLELVLAAARVGTWEWDLFADAVVWDARSLALYGAGAPAQDLGLDDVLGRIHPDDVEQVHAALAAAAASGGGLEVEFRVVHADGAVRSLLAAGRTVADASGRPRRMLGVNIDVTESRTGVRRRLEASRRATGLARVALALTGAQTEPDVLEAVLGQGTATLGAVGGIVGLLDEAAGVARLTLTGDFDASVREDLATAPLDADLPVVTAATTGEVLAFGDREQLLRRYPSLADLVRRTGTQALVAAPLRHAGRPLGALLLRWAQPQPLEAEDLQVVEGLAAQAAQALARVRADAAREAARAAAEAAARRLSLLVEIGEVLAPLDDEDGRRGLRRLAEAVVPELADWSVLTLADDAGRLHDVGWSHRDPARGEAVRRCAALGTAVAARLEGPVVERLSAGEPLVLPALTDEVVHRLLPEPGLVDAVRALDPGGAVVLPLVARGRLLGSLALVTTSGRGPHTPDELATAREVARRAAAAIDGARLLHRTQRVAEALQRSLLTSPPRVPDLDLQVRYVPAVADARVGGDWYDAFTTPDGTTRLVIGDVMGHDTAAAAAMGQVRSLVRALASDRPEGPAAVLSRADRAAQVLQVGTYATVLTAELHRPSPQRPGAWRLRWHSAGHPPPLLLLPDGGVRVLESEPGLLLGLDPTTDRADEEALVPLGATLMLFTDGLVERRSQPLDAGLERLARILGDLAALPLDELCDRVLATVLAEDPEDDVALVAVRPRQPQHEGEPEDGPEDEREGEQ
- a CDS encoding RNA methyltransferase, which codes for MPGVPGGDALSNPRSERVRAVRALAGRSARLRSGTFLAEGPQAVREAVLEAARLRAGGGADAGAALVRCVYATDDGASRHRDVIGAALAAGVPVRRCTEEVLAAMADTLTPQGLLAVCALVSRPLPDALSPAPALVAVLSQVRDPGNAGTVLRAADAAGAGAVVLTRGSVDVHNPKCVRSTAGSLFHLGVVEDADPAAAVAALRAAGLVVLAADGGDPAALDLDDLLDDASAGRGPLAGPAAWVFGNEAHGLAEDERALADAVVRVPLHGRAESLNLATAAAVCLYASARGQRRRGAATAAAAGSSA
- the rplT gene encoding 50S ribosomal protein L20, producing MARVKRAVNAQKKRRTTLERASGYRGQRSRLYRKAKEQVTHSLVYAYRDRRARKGDFRRLWIQRINAAARANGITYNRFVQGLKAAGVEVDRRMLAELAVNDAAAFSALVETARAALPAQPVAQAQGSAA
- the rpmI gene encoding 50S ribosomal protein L35, giving the protein MPKMKTHSGAKKRFKISGSGKVVRERTNLRHLLEGKSSRRVRRLQVDAVAAPADAKKIKRLLAK